The Hemibagrus wyckioides isolate EC202008001 linkage group LG26, SWU_Hwy_1.0, whole genome shotgun sequence DNA window acactcaccgactACAACTCATCAGGACACTTCCATCACGTGTTTCAGGTCAACATAATGACCACCCGACTAAACTTCCAGCACTAATCACAGATATTCATATAAAAGCTCACATTCTAATATAAATCAGGTTCTCTTGGAGATCGAAGCTGGGGTTTACAGGAACATCTCCAAATCCTTTAAATGGACCGTCACACCCGGACACTAATCACACAATGgagctttttttcttcctggaCTGTGACTGTAATTACATGGAAGCATTATGACGTcactatatatgtatgtatgtatgtatgtatgtatgtatgtatgtgtatgtgtatatatatatatatatatatatatatatatatatatatatatatgtatatatatatatatatatatatatatatatatatatatatatatatatatatatacacacatacacacacacacactgtagctaGCATCACAACCTAGCTAACTCTTGTGGAGACAGGGGAAACAGGTAAGTCTTCCCTGAGCACTAGATATTCAgctagatttattatttatccctaatTGTTCTAGCTGTAACCGACCGCTGGCGCGCGTGCGCACCGGTTCATTTTCCGTCGGCCTGAGCTCCACGTAAGCTCCGGGGCTAACCAGCTAGCGCGTTAGCAGTCAAGGCTGGCTAAGTTTATTTACACCGGAAACACGTCGCCAGCCCGGCTGACAGTCCTCCGGCACGCACCTCCGGCGGTTTATAAACTCAGCGTCAAGGTAAAAAAAAGCGCGTTAAATTACCTGTTGTGTGAAGAACGGCAGCGTCCGGCCAACATATCAACAGCTACACCACACATCGCATAGCAACATCCCCGCAAACCGGAAACGGAACAAACACCGGGGCTCGTGCGCTCGTCCATTATGCACAGCGCGTACTTTTACACGCACACTGCCGCCATCTAGCGGCCGACAAGTGCAGTCGCGTTAGCTTCTTTTGGGGTATTTAATGTTGCTAACAGGAAACAGGAGCTGACGTTTAGGCCTTAAGTTTCAACTCACTGTCTAATAAACAGTTTCATacctcacacatatacacatcctAAAGCTACTAGACAGATAGCATCAAGTTCCTGGCTTTAATTAACTTAATTAGCTTATTAAGCTCCTGGGCTAAGGTAACTTGTGTAGATTTTGGCTCCCATGCTACCTTTTAgcaactgattttttttcctgaggtaaagTTCAGGTGTTTATGTTCCAAGCCTTAAATTCTTGGTCTAGAATTCCTGTTAATTCCTGTTAAAGTTTTAGGCTAAAACTTATTAGCTTTCGTTCCTTATTTCCCTGTGATAAGGTTCCCAAGTTGAAGTTCTCGGTTCCTCAGGCTTAAATGTCAGTTACTGGGGTGAAAACGACATGTTTCTTAAAGTTTCCGTGTCTGGAATTTAAATGACCAAGCTTTAAGTTTTATCCTCTAAACAATTGCTGGTCGATATTTAATAATGCTAGTGATACGCAAGATTATTGTCGTATATGGCTACTATGCTCATACACTATAGTAGCAAAAGTATTgtgacacccctccagatcattgaattcaggggttggactcggccccttagttccagtgaaaggaactcttaatgcttcagcttcataccaatggacaatttggacaatttcatgctctttgtgggaacagtttggggagactgtgagccaggccaaaagttttgggacgtctgcctttacatgcacatgaatgtaatatggagtcgtcccgccctttacagctataacagcttcaactcttctgggaaggctttccacaaggttgaggagtgtgtttatgggaatttttgaccatttctctagaagcgcatttgtgaggtcaggcactgatgttggatgagaaggtctggctcacagtctccactctaattcatcccaaaggtgttctatggggttgaggtcaggactctgtgcaggccagtcatgttcctccacaccaaactcactcttccatgtctttatggaccttgctttggtcactggtgtgcagtcatgttggaacaggaaggggtcatccccaaactgttaccacaaagagcatgaaattgtccaaaatgtcttggtatgaagctgaagcattaagagttcctttcactggaactaaggggccgagcccaacccctgaaacacaacacctgaactcaatgatctggaggggtgtcccaatacttttgggaGATACACTATTATTAGCAGCATTTTAGGGTGATATGTTCTTCTACGGCTATCATCAAGCCACATatgtattaataatttaatgagtcTCGATTACACTcgtacaaaaaaaaccccaaaacaacagTTTCTCattattaaagtttattttaaaaaatgcccCAGAGACAGAATGTAAAATAGTTTAGCTGTAGTGTGTTTTAGCATGGTTAAtattacacattaaaaaaaaagttccaagTCATGTCATACACTGGAATGAAAAACTGCAACAAGCAGAAATAACTGTAAGCAGCGATGACGGGGGTCCAAGCACCGAAGGTACAGCACGGAGTTCATCGAAGGTTGAAGCAGGAAGTGATATCTACAGAGTGCAGAGGAGAATAAAACGTAATAGCATAATGACCGGGTCTAACCAAAGTGTCTGTACAGCGTGATTAAATGCCACTGAGGATCTGAGTAACATTTCACTCGACATGTCCTTCACCAGCCATATTTCACTGTAACAGTCCAAATATTACCATGTGGCTGTAATCTGTACTCGAATATCACTCTGTGCTGAAAGTTTAACCATATTTTCTTTTACAACTGAACAATCACAAGCCCCGGCTCTGCTATCGCTGCTTTAGCGACGGCAGCTATCTACCATCGCCTCATGATTTCTCTGGGGCAGATTTTTCAAGCTGAAGCTCAAGATACAAATGTTAGCTGAAGTAGATGAAGGACGGCTGCAACAATCAGACTGAGAGTTTAGTTAGCTAACGTTACGTTGGAGTCTGACATAAACAATTAACTAATCGTACCGTAAAATAGACGGCTAGTGTTACACTGAAGATTGTTATAGATAAATAGGCTATCTGCTAGCTTGATTAGCTGTTAGGTGTTATCACTCAAaaacgataaaaaaaaaacgattgaTAAGTTATCAATAAATACGCTAAGCTAAACATTTCCTATGTTTCTGAACCATTTTGGATGGGTCTTTTTTCAGAAGCTGGACCCTGTGTAGCTTGGCAGGACTTGGGATTGGTCAGTTGTTAAAGTCATCCCAATTAAGTTAAATACTTGGCTGATTATTAATGGTTTTTATATTCAATCGATAAATAAACATGTACACACGCCTGTGCTAACAGTGCAGTCTGTCTACAGCAGCGACACGCTAACGTTGTCTGTCGGAATGGAAGGTGCTGTTTCACGTCACATCCTGAAGGATCGTCAGACACGCAGGAGGAGGTCGAGGCTCCGTGAACCGATGTCAGACCTGGATCAAGAGCATGAGGAGATTCTGGCAGTGTGAGGGAGGACGGGGTGGACAAAAGAGACAGAGCCCGCGGAGGAGTGAGAGGAACACCTATCAGATCTGAGCAGCAGTCAGTTGGGCAGTGAAGAAAGCTGTCCAcattcatatcacacacacatggacgcTCAATCTGGCGCTCCCTGAAAGATGAGCCTGACGTAGGGTCTGTCGCGCGCTAGCTGTTTCATGCAGAAGGGGCAAGCAGGGTAAAAAGAACTGGCGCCACACGGCAGCGTGGTTTTACTCCAGTACAGCGCTGTGGCCTCCGAGCAGACGTGACCACACGGCACGAAGGCGTGAGACGGAGGCCCGGCGTCCACACACAGCCGCGACTCTCGACCCAGCGTCAGAGCCACGTACAGGCCTCGAGCCCGACACAGAGGGCACTCCCTGTCCTTGTCTCCTTCCCTTGCTGCCTTCACTacatcctcttcatcctcctccttctcttcctcatACTTGATGGCCGTCCCTCTGCCCCGCCACGGGTGGAAACCGTGCACGTGGCCGCAGCACAGGTAAGCCCAGGGCTGGCGCAGCTGATGGGATTCCGGCTCGTCCAGGCTGGGAAAGGCCAGCGTGTGCAGCAGGACGGGACAGTGTGGACGTGCAGCGTTCAGCTTCACCCTCAGCTCCTCCAAGTGCTCCGGTCCGGGAGAGCGTGAGAGCGCCGCCGCAGAGCGCCACAGCAGGGTCACTCCACACAGATCGATCAGAGAGCCGTCCACCAGCACCTGAGACTCGTCCATCACCTGTGCAGAGAGATgcagagggacagaaagagtAGGAAAGGAGAGATTTAGGATCGGTCACTCAGGCAGCATGATCACCTGTACTGACTCTGAAgctccagcagggggcagcactACATTCCTGAATaatccctttgtgtgtgtgtgtgtgtgtgtgtgtgtgtgtgtgtgtgtgagtgagactctccgtataaacagatttatttttgaatGGATGATGTGCTGACATTCTCGTACGGAGGCATTTATggacagaaggagtctccagtgtgtatgttgtgtagaaTTTTTACACAGTTCTACACAGATGTATAGAATATACAGAGGAATAGAATTAGAATTCTTCTCTTCTGTTGCCCTGTGTCTCATTCTCCTCACCTCTTTACCTCTCTACTCACTGTCTTTATTCCTGTTTGTGTAACCAGTTGACTTCCTGTTTAAACTGTTGCCCATGTAACATCAACATCATAGGAGGAGAACACTAACTGTCCtgctaacactcacacactcacacagtcacacacacactcacacagtcacacacacacacacacacacccaagactctcaagaaataaaaacatgtttaattaaTGAGATGTTGATGTCAAACAGGACACAACAGATTGTGAAAAATCTTCAGAGCATGACTAATGTTGCTTTTTGGAActcccaaaaacacacacacacacacacacccagacacacacacacacacacacccagacacacacacacatacattcatcaCAGGCCTCAGACAAATATGCAAAAGAAGCAGTTTTTGACCTCAGGAACGTCTTGGACCAGGAgtgtgtaacctgtgtgtgtgtgtgtacttaagtctttttttgcatattatgtgtgtgtgtgtgtgtgtgtgtgtttgcatggtaTCTGACCTGCTGGCCCTTGCTCTGGGAAGCTCTGGTCACTCGGAGTGTGTGAACGTTGCCACAGACGGAGATTTCCCTCCACACTCCAGGCTCACATGAGCCACTAAACTCGCCTTTCGGCTGCATCACCAGAACACCGTTAGTGGTCAAACCGTCCATCTGACCAGTGAACGAACGCCACTTAGCTGCCTTctcctgtaaaacacacacacacacacatacattactacagtgtaactacagaGCTTCATCTCAGAActgttactttgtgtgtgtgtgtgtgaggatacaCACCCCGAGGAAGATGTTCCTGGAGCAGTCGAAGCCGGCAGCGTACACTCGGGCGGTGTAGGGCGGAGCTCGCTCACACACAATCCGACACGCGAAGCGAGAGATGGTACTCTGGAAGGAACCTGAGTGTCTGCTGTGGCTACAGCCCATTGGACTCGCCACCACAATGTCTATAGGGCTCTCAGTGCATCTAccaatctgagagagagagagagagagagagagaaagggagagagagagagaaaaggagagagggatagaggggGGGcagggacagagggagagagagagagagagagagagagagagagaaaaggagacagGGATGGGGGGGcagggacagagggagagagagagagagagagagagaaaaggagagagggatgggggggcagggacagagggagagagagagagagagagagagagagagaagcttgtTAAACACTGAACTTTTCTTTTAGGTCACACCAGCCTAAACTGTACTttacatttgtgtgtgagtgtgtgtgtgtgtgtgtgtacctgaaaCATGTCTGTCTCGTTGTCATCTGTGTATTCCACCACCACGGTCTCAGCACTGGACAGTGTGTATGAGACGCTGTGCTGACTGTTATTACTGATCACCTACAGTACAGACAAACAACagtcagctctgtgtgtgtgtgtgtgtgtgtgagagagagagagtgagtgtgtgtaagtgagtgtgcaagtgtgtgtgttgggatttATCCATCATGTGTCAtactgagtaaacacacaccaaaccattCCAGATGGCTTTAGATGGTCTGACTCATGAGCTGAGGATGacgtactgtgtgtgtgtgtgtgtgtatgagtgtgtgtgtgtttgtgtgtgtgatgagtgtgtgtgtgtatgtgtgtgtgtgtgtgtgtgtttgtgtgtgtgatgagtgtgtgtgtgagtgtgtgtgtaagtgtgtgagtgtgtgtgtgtgtgtgtgagtgtaagtgtgtgttagtgtatacCTTGGCTGCCTCTGGACTGCAGGCGAGGTGAACGGTTCCTGGTTTAACTCCATTAGCTGTGTTTCGTCTGTGGAGACTGAAGCGACTCTTCCTCCTGCCTCCTGGGAACGAGCCAttacacctgcacacacacacacacacacacacacacacacacacaaacacacacaacagatacaTACGCACCACATTAACCGTCTCCCTGTATTAACTATGTGGGTAATTTTATCCAGTGAAACTGTTTATGACCTGgcagtgtgacacacacacacacacacacacacactgtccaataACAGCCATGTTTCCACCAGTCTGAGAGCTGAACTATGACATCATCACCCGTTTCCTAACAcacgatttaaaaaaaaaaaaaaacagcaaactgTGGAGAACTTTCAGAAAGAGTTTATTCAGTGACTCACTGAGTCATTTGAATCAGTTCACTTAAACGATTCATTCACCAATCTGTCCAGTTGTGTAGCTTGTCCAAAAGTGATCACATGAAGTCAGTTAACGGTGTGTATGGAATGGTCATTTTTAACAGCTTTCCGGTTTGCAATCGCAAAGTCCGTTAGCGCCGAGCGATCGAAAATGAATGATTCGTGAGTCATTTAACTTAGTGACTAGTTTCAAAAAGAATCAAATGTCAACAAAGCACATTTAAACTGAGGTGAAATCCTTCggcagatacacacagagaaattATAACATACATGATGATGTAATAATGTCAAGACATCTAAAACAAGACTCTTTCCTTGTTCGCGTCATcagttttggtttatttatttttgttatttatttatttattgatttatttgttatttttctttgtacCCGAGGACGACGAGCTCTCCGTATTTGATAGGCTCCTCCTCCAAGCTGAGCATCTTTCCCTCTGTGTCAATGTGTCGTCATCGCTCGGGAGTCACAGCTCaccacctacaacacacacacacacacacacacacacacgtactcattACTTAAAAGCATCTAAAACCAGGCTGAAGaacattatatttgtttttttaaggaagGTTTCTTTGGATATTTAAAGGTTTTTAGCTTTAAATATCCAAAAAATAAGGGTTCTGTCTGGTTTTAGGGTTCCACATAGAACCGTATCTGAGCCTGTTattgtaggagtgtgtgtgtgtgtttgtgtatggagctggATGGCACTTGGCTGTCTGATCTACACACGACAAATATCTAATCCAGCTGCTCGGCCCTGTGTGTTTGCCCGTTGCCACAACTACTGCTTATCTAATGTTtcctgacaacacacacacacacacatgcatacacacacatatacacacacacgcaaaagtCAAGCGGAACAGATGATTCCC harbors:
- the peli1a gene encoding E3 ubiquitin-protein ligase pellino homolog 1; protein product: MLSLEEEPIKYGELVVLGCNGSFPGGRRKSRFSLHRRNTANGVKPGTVHLACSPEAAKVISNNSQHSVSYTLSSAETVVVEYTDDNETDMFQIGRCTESPIDIVVASPMGCSHSRHSGSFQSTISRFACRIVCERAPPYTARVYAAGFDCSRNIFLGEKAAKWRSFTGQMDGLTTNGVLVMQPKGEFSGSCEPGVWREISVCGNVHTLRVTRASQSKGQQVMDESQVLVDGSLIDLCGVTLLWRSAAALSRSPGPEHLEELRVKLNAARPHCPVLLHTLAFPSLDEPESHQLRQPWAYLCCGHVHGFHPWRGRGTAIKYEEEKEEDEEDVVKAAREGDKDRECPLCRARGLYVALTLGRESRLCVDAGPPSHAFVPCGHVCSEATALYWSKTTLPCGASSFYPACPFCMKQLARDRPYVRLIFQGAPD